The nucleotide sequence CGATCGATAACTATTGGCCGACACGCGCCCTGTGCGATCGTATTCTTCTTTCACTTTGGCAAACATTGCCTCGTTCCAGGCTTTTTCCTGATCATACGCTTCTTCCCAAGCGGCCCGGCGTTCATTAACGGTAAATGCCCCGCTGTCGTCGTAGGTGATCAACGCCAGTTGGTCGCGTGACATCCCCTTGAACGGGTTAGTCCCTTTACCGTTCAAAAAATCGGTCGCCTGTGTGGCCTGCGCCAGTCGCTGCGGGTCAGCCGAGTTTGGCACTTCGGCATCGTAGGCAGCCTTGTTCTGGTTATAACCCGGTCCCAGCAACTTTTCGATAGTCGCATCGGCTATCGCCGCCAGACCACGCCGGTCGGTGCCGGCATCTCGGGCGGCAGCCCGTGTCGCCGCCTCACTCAGCAACCGCGCCATGCCGGAAAGTTGCACACCACCGCTACTGGTTGCTGGCGCCGTGCTCGTGGCGGTACTGGCGGCGGCGGGCTGTGCCGCTGCGGATGAACGGACCGGCGCTGCCGTCTCACCATACGCAGAGGGTGAATTCAGGGTATTGATGTTAGCCATAGGTTGCTCTTGCCGCTCGTCAGGGCTGGACCGATTTCGCCTGTTCCGCTCTTATCGTCAGGGCATTCAGCAGCGGGCGCAACGCCTCCTGCTGACGGGTCAGTGCATCATCACTGCCACCCTGCTGAATCATCGTCATCAGTTGAGATGCATAGCCATCCGGCAATTGCGCTTCTTCTATCGCCGGTAACGACTGGTAGTGATCCAGAATCGATTGATAGGTGCTGGCCGACACCCGCCCTTTGCTGTTGTATTCCTCCATTATTCTGGCAGATACTTCACGTGACCAACTCGCATGTTGATCGTATGCTTCTTCCCAAGCGGCCCGGCGTTCATTAACGGTAAATGCCCCGCTGTCGTCGTAGGTGATCAGCGCCAGTTGGTCGCGTGACATCCCCTTGAACGGGTTAGTCCCTTTACCGTTCAAAAAATCGGTCGCCTGTGTGGCCTGCGCCAGTCGCTGCGGGTCCGTTGAGTCCGGCACTTCGGCATCGTACGCAGCCTTGTTCTGGTTATAACCCGGTCCCAGCAACTTTTCGATAGTCGCATCGGCGATCGCCGCCAGCCCACGCCGGTCGGTGCCGGCATCTCGGGCGGCAGCCCGTGTCGCCGCCTCACTCAACAACCGCGCCATACCGGAAAGTTGCACACCACCGCTACGGGTTGCCTGCGCCGTGCTCGTGGCGGTACTGGCTGCGGCGGGCTGTGCCGCTGCGGATGAACGGATCGGCGCTGCCGTCTCACCATACGCAGAGGGTGAATTCAGGGTATTAATATTGGCCATAATCTGCTCCTGTTAATAACGCAAGGCGTCGTTTCATCAGGCTCCCCTGGCTTGATATTATCGGGAGAACAGGGTTGCCCCTCTCTTCTAAACATCAGAAGAGAAGAAAGGCAACCCCAGGTGAGGATTACTTCATCGTGAACTCAACGTTCCACGCATAGGTGGAAAAGTTCTGCGAAGTAATGGTGGCGTTACACACCGCACCACCGCTTGCTTCAGCATTTTTGGTCCACTTCGGCGCTTTCAAAATCTTGCCGGTAAAAGCACCGCCGGGAATAATCGTGTTGATAAAGGTAGTGCTAAATACGCAGGTCTTTCCACCGATGGTATAGCGCACCACAGCGGCGTTAGCATCAGGACTGATTGTGTTTTGTACTGTATAAGTAATCGAATTCTTAGCAGCTACTTGAGTCGTAGGCTTCGGATTGGCAATGGCATTAGTACTGATTTCGTTGTTGGTGATCGGCTTATAAGTGGCGATTTCATCACCCAAATTTTTGAACGTAATGCTCACCGCCGGCCCGGCATAGGCGGCTCCAGCCGCAGACATCATTACCGCAGCCATCACGACGCCCAGGATATTTTTTTTACTTAACATATTAATAATTTCCATGTGTTGACATTATCTTTGTCACAGAGCGGCGCTAATGCCCGCTCTGCCCGGTCTACAGCACCTGCTGTAAATCCTTTCCAGTCACTTTGCAGCCCTTGTCTTCCCTGAAGAACACGTTGGATCACGCAAAGTCCCTTTAAGTCATCAACAATAAAACGCTGAAGAGGTTAACGACCAACACAACGAAAACTTTAATTTAATTTATGAATTAATGGTTGTACTAATACCCGCTGGGGCATGAACACTCGTGTCACAGGTGGCGGGTGCAAGACCACCGGATGGCGATAACGTATAGCCATATGGGTGGTTTAATATGACGGTAAATCATCACACGCTGCTGGAAAGTGGGCGATAGCAACGATCCGGCTCGCAACAAGTCATTAAATCCGCAATAAGTAACATATTGTCTCTATGATTAAGCAATCAATTAAAATACAATTTATGTAAGTGTATTTTAATTACGGGAATCAAGGGTCAGGCATGCCTCGTATTGTTTTTCATCATATTGATAAGTGCGCAGGCACATCACTGCTAAAATATTTGCAAAATTTTTTTCCGTCCGATGAGTGTATTTATTTAGAAGAACACGCCGATTGGATGAGCGCCGGTGATATTGAGCTTGACCCAAATCAGCTGGCACGAGCGCGTTTTATTCATGAGCCATTCGGTAGCCGGATTTGGCCAGATCACATATCGAATGCCGCGACGTTGTGCTTTCTACGAAATCCGCTGGACAGGCTGGTCTCTAACTGGTGGATGGTGCATCGCTGGACAGACGAAGAAGCAGCCAATTTTCCTGATGGCAGACTGATCCGTGATTTGGCCCGCAATAATCCGGCGTTATTCTTTTCTTCCCACCATCCGCAATGCCAATACCTTAATTGGAACCGGATCAGCCGCCATCTGGCATGCGCGCCCCACGAATTCCGGGAAGCCTGGCAAACGGATTCTCTCGATAGTAAGGATTTTCGCGCGTTAATCCGGCAACGGGCGGAGAAAACGCTGCGCTCACTGTCTTTTATCGGCTTCCAGGAGGATTTTGAGCGTTCGCTATCCGCGCTGCAATTATGGCTGGCTCTTCCTCCCGACCAGCCGCAGCCGCTCAATATCCACGTCAGTAAACAGCAAAAGCCGAGCTTAAGCGAAGAGGCGATGGCAGCTGCCAGTCAGCTGATTGATCTCGACCAGGAAATCGTTGCTATTGCCCGTGAACTCTACGATGAACAAATGGCGCGTTTCCAGGCGACCTATGGCGTGGATTTTGCCAGCGCGGCTGAAAATAACTACCGCAACGCCTTGATTCGCCCGGCTGGCTGGACCGTTGTGGACATGTCACAACCATTAAACGGCACAGGGTGGCACTGCCGTGAGCGCAATGAACACAAATTCAGCTGCTGGATTGGCCCGACGCCGACGGCAACCATCGATATTCCATTCCGTAAAGACCGGGATCTTCTGGTGAGATTCAGGGTCACGAACATACTGTCTGTCCGCCAGGTCGACGAACTCACATTGAAGATCGATGACTACGCCGCGACCCTACATCGATGGTCAGAAAGCACGTTCGTTGTGGTTTTTGATGCGCTCATACCGCAGCAAGAACTCAACCACGCTAACGGCATTCTGCACCTGACGATTGACTGTGCCGAAACGATTACCATGACCACGCCAGACGATGGTCGTCAGCTCGGCCTTGAGATCTGTGAGATTGAAGTCGGTCCATCGGATGCCTTCATACTCCAGTCACCGGGTACGCCTGCTATCTCGCTCGGTCTGCGAGGAATCGCTTCCAGCAGGAATAATTGATGTAATAGCACCTTCACACCAACAGAAACCCATGCTGTCTGCTCTTTCGCTATATGATAATGAAGGGGAACAACATGGCTGCCGCTCCAATGTCAGCAACACTGATATAAGACCGCAAAGCGGTCATTACGCGGTGTTGTTGACACCAACAGACCACCTGTTCTGCAAATGGGCAAACAGTGCATCTTTTTAATTCAATATCGAATTTTTTTCTCATTGAGCATTCGCACACAATCATCAATAGAGCGATACTATATAGGAAGTTATTCTGGTAATGTAATTAGCGTCGAAAAAGTCGGTAGTTGGCAATAAATTGATGATGCTCAGTTCGAAAATCGCCTGATTAATCACTTCCAGTTACATGAACGCAATACAGCTCACAAGACCTATCTATAACAATGAAAAGACAATACAGTTTAGATTTAGCCCGTTTGGTGGCCGCCTATTTTGTGTTATTTGGTCATTTTGTGCTGAGCGGCACATTTGATGAGACATCACGAACCTGGGTTGGAAGCACAGAAGCACTCCCTCTGTTAGATAAATCTAGCCAGTCACTATGGATGTTCGACATATATCTGCTGGAACACGGGAGCGGCAACTGCAATTTGGGGCGTTGCATTATTTTTCCTGATTAGTGGATGGGTTGTCCCCCCGATGTTATCCAGATATTCGCGCAAGCAGTTTTTGATCAATCGATTCTTTCGTATTTTCCCAATGCTTATCGCTGCGGTTATCGTCGCCGCAGCCATTCAATATCAATTTGGTGATCATCTTTCGCTTAGTATTGGCAATGTTCTCTCAACAATGATGTTAACCAATCAGTTTACAGGTTATCCTCTGACATTGGGAGTTGTCTGGACCTTAATGATCGAGTTCAAATTCTACCTATTAATCACATTTTTGGGGCGTATTAACTGTGCAAAAATATTATGTGCCTCTGCAGTGATATTAACACTATTATTCTTGCAGATTGGACTGGTAAGAAATGGAGCATACTCCACTTCACCGCAAACGATGAAGGTAGTGAACTCAATAATTCATGATTTTGGTTTTATGCTTTTTATGTTATGTGGTTCGGCATTATGGATAATAATCAATCATTCAGAAAGGCGTCTGGTGGGTGCAGTAACACTACTGTTAACTCTCATCGTTTATAATATCTATCGGTATTTATGCATTAATAAAATGGGAATTCATCTTTCTCAAGACATTAATTTTTCGACGCAATTAATTGTTTCTTTAATATTTGGATTATGTCTTCTCGTTCAAAAATATTTTCCCTATGAGAACGTTGTAACCCGTACAGTGTGTGTATTGTCTAACGTTACCTATTCGCTCTACTTGCTGCATGTAAGCCTAGGTTTCTTTTTATTATCAAGACTAAGACATGTAATCGACAACCAATATTTATTATTGGCAGTAGTGACGATTTTTGTCACTTTAATTTCATCGGTAACATATCGATTTATTGAAGCACCGGGAAATTCAATCGGAAAAAAATTACAGCTACGTCTGAAAATTGATTAAATTTATATTGACCGCTTCAAACCTCCTGTAGCCGTGATTATCCGTAATCAGTCTGATTCAGTCCATCACCATGAACGGGGTTTTCCGGTCAAAACAGATTTTGTTACTGTGAGTATCAGCACATTAAAAAATGTATCCCCCCAGAGGGTTTCACCTTATCCAGCATTACTGCGGAATAAAATATCTTACTGAAAAAATCTTCACGCAACAGATTAAACGTAACTATACCCTAAATAATTCGAGTTGC is from Dickeya dianthicola NCPPB 453 and encodes:
- a CDS encoding sulfotransferase family 2 domain-containing protein, producing the protein MPRIVFHHIDKCAGTSLLKYLQNFFPSDECIYLEEHADWMSAGDIELDPNQLARARFIHEPFGSRIWPDHISNAATLCFLRNPLDRLVSNWWMVHRWTDEEAANFPDGRLIRDLARNNPALFFSSHHPQCQYLNWNRISRHLACAPHEFREAWQTDSLDSKDFRALIRQRAEKTLRSLSFIGFQEDFERSLSALQLWLALPPDQPQPLNIHVSKQQKPSLSEEAMAAASQLIDLDQEIVAIARELYDEQMARFQATYGVDFASAAENNYRNALIRPAGWTVVDMSQPLNGTGWHCRERNEHKFSCWIGPTPTATIDIPFRKDRDLLVRFRVTNILSVRQVDELTLKIDDYAATLHRWSESTFVVVFDALIPQQELNHANGILHLTIDCAETITMTTPDDGRQLGLEICEIEVGPSDAFILQSPGTPAISLGLRGIASSRNN
- a CDS encoding acyltransferase family protein, which gives rise to MWGVALFFLISGWVVPPMLSRYSRKQFLINRFFRIFPMLIAAVIVAAAIQYQFGDHLSLSIGNVLSTMMLTNQFTGYPLTLGVVWTLMIEFKFYLLITFLGRINCAKILCASAVILTLLFLQIGLVRNGAYSTSPQTMKVVNSIIHDFGFMLFMLCGSALWIIINHSERRLVGAVTLLLTLIVYNIYRYLCINKMGIHLSQDINFSTQLIVSLIFGLCLLVQKYFPYENVVTRTVCVLSNVTYSLYLLHVSLGFFLLSRLRHVIDNQYLLLAVVTIFVTLISSVTYRFIEAPGNSIGKKLQLRLKID